The following DNA comes from Salvelinus namaycush isolate Seneca chromosome 39, SaNama_1.0, whole genome shotgun sequence.
ATTCGTAAGGCAGTGAAGCAGCATTGTGCCATTAAATCTCAATCTTTAATGAAATAATTGATCTAAAGCAAAGTTCAACAGTAATTTGGTAGGTCCACTGAATAGGCTACTAAATTCCAAGTTACATTCAGATAGTAAACTCTCCTAGTGCTGGGTTGGAATAAAAAAAGGTTTTTAactcaggccccccttccagcattggggaaccaCTGCACCATGAGTTCTCAGTGCCAGGATGCCAGGATCAACACTGTTGTCATATGACAAGCATAAGCAATGCACTATTATTGTGTGACTAATCTAAACTACTACTTCCTCAGATGCAGTGCTCCACTCAGACCAATAAGCCTGTTGTCGCTGCCAAGATGCCTTTCAGGGTGAAAGTGACTGGAGGCAAACGCTACGTCTGGTGTGCCTGTGGACATAGCAAGAAACAGGTGGGTGTTAGGCATTGAATGTTAAAATTCATGCCCATGCAGGGCTCTAGCCTGTACCCTAGATATTGAGGGAAAAAAACAGGCCCGGCCCTAACCCGATGTATGTCGGGCTCGGGTCAGGTAGCAGAGTTCTATTTCAAAGCattgaatgtaaaaaaaacaactaaaGGATTAGGACTGATGAGTCAAAATTGACACAATATTAACCCTTTCCTTTTCCAGCAGTAGTGATGTAGGCCTGTGTGCTCTTTTTAGGTCTTCTACATGAGAATAATGTCTCAGATTGTAATCTGTGCTATAATTAACTCATTTAAATCAGTGAAACAATAGCACTGacagtctttctctctcgctctcgccctTTCTCTGTCAGCCCTTCTGTGACGGTGCTCACAAGACTAaagcacccagcatctctccacGACACTTCACTCCCGAGAAGGACAGCACCCTTATGCTGTGTGCCTGTAAGCAAACCAAAAATGCACCTTACTGCGATGGCACACATTTCAAGGTCATCTTCCGGCATCTAGTCAGCTCAgtgaaaaaagtgtttaaaatgaATAACTTAAAAAAAATGGCATGACGCAGCTAATTTCCTTATAACTGTACTGCCTATATTCATTGTTCATAAATCActtgttgacaaaaaaaaatgtatgataaATGGACAGAGGCATTTATGTTTTGTCACTGTCCATAAGGGAATAAATAATGGCCTACTATTTCAATACACATTTTGTCATTCTTATTTTTTTTCCTTAAACCATGCATTCTTTTGAGAAACATGCTGGCGTCTGGCAAGTTCATATAGCTGGTATATGATGATCGTTTTTAAACTAAGTTAATGAGTAAAAAATATAACCGCTTTCAACCCAACCCCTCCGAAAGACACACATACAGGTTTTGGAGAGTTGCTGGGCACTCGGGAAGCTGTTGTTgtgagggttaagtgcctttctCAAGGGCACAACACCAGGCAAATGGCATCTAGGAATTTGATACCAGCAACCAAtggttgccagctcacttcccgCCAGATCTTTCCAGTATGACCCGAGATTCAAACTCGCAACCCTCCGGCCACTGTCTCAcctctctaaccaccaggctacctgctgcttGGTCAGGTTGTCAACAAGGCAGTATGACATCCTCTGCCTTGAAGTCATGAAAATCCACAGATTCTTTGGAGAGCATATAGTTGCCGTGGATCCCAACTTAAAATCAAGTTAAGCATTCCTAAATAGCAGCATAATGATACTACATGATTTAAAGCTCTGCTACTCATGAATTGTTGTTGATAGCAATGTAACAGATTTATGTATTAAAGGTCCAAATGGAGACTTATCACAGGAGCACTGGCAAGTTCTGATATTTGAACTACTCAAGAATATAACTCAAAAATGTATCAGAATGGGACACCGTACTCAAAACCAAGCAAGTAAACATTTTAATGACCTAAACATGCACATATGGCTGATATTTTAGAATAATATCATTGAATGGTCAAAATATACATTGAGGGAATGTCAAAAGTGTATGAAAATACAACATGGTGTACATGGTCAGATATACAATTCCCTTTGAACTAATTTCTCTGATGTGAGTAGAACAGGTACCGGTATGTAATGCTGACAAACGTACGGTAAGCTACGTTTTTCAGACGATTGTAGTGCTGCTTGAGGCTTGATAAATATAATGGCTTTTCTAATGTCAAAGCACAGGGAAGTTTAGTACTCGCATACTGTGATCTGCATTTCAAAGAAAGTGCATCAAACGTTtcgtacatactgtatctattgtCCTTGGTGATTGGGGCCATTACCAGTTGAAAGTACTGCATCTATCTACATACACCAGAGttattatatacagtatgactGATGGCAAGAAGACAGATCTTGCCTTTATATTTCtatttatatatatgtatatacatacacacacacacacatatatacagttgaagtcggaagtttacatacacttaggttggagtcattaaaactcgtttttcaaccactccacaaatttcttgttaacaaactataattttggcaagtcggttaggacatctactttgtgcatgacaaaagtaattttcccaacaattgtttagagacagattatttcacttataattcactgtatcacaattccagtgggtcagaagtttacatacaccaagttgactgtgcctttaaacagcttgggaaattccagaaaattatgtcatggctttagaagcttccgataggctaattgacatcatttgagtcaattggaggtgtacctgtggatgtatttcaaggcctaccttcaaactcactgcctctttgcttgacatcattggaaaatcaaaagaaatcagccaagacctcagaaaaaaaaattgtagacctccacaggtctggttcatccttggggacagtttccaaacgcctgaagataccacgttcatctatacaaacaattgtacgcaagtataaacaccatgggacctcgCAGctgtcatacctctcaggaaggagacgcgttctgtctcctagagatgaacagacttgtggtgcgaaaagtgcaaatcaatcccagaacaacagcaaaggaccttgtgaagatgctggaggaaacaggtacaaaagtatctatatccacagtaaaatgagtcctatatcggcataaccggaaaggccactcagcaaggaagaagccactgctccaaaaccgccataaaaaagcaagactacggtttgcaactacacactgggacaaaaattgtactttttggagaaatgtcctctggtctgatgaaacaaaaatagaacgggggttgcagcatcatgttgtgggggtgctttgctgcaggagggactggtgcacttcacaaaatagatggcatcatgagtgagGAAAATTCTGTGgtaatattgaagcaacatctcaaaacatcagccaggaagttaaaagcttggtcgcaaatgggtcttccaaatggacaatgaccccaagcatacttccaaagttgtggcaaaatggcttaaggacaacaaagtcaaggtattggagtggccatcacaaagccttgacctcaatcctataaaaaaattgtgggcacaactgaaaataaaagtgtgcgagcaaggaagcctacaaacctgactcagttataccatctctgtcaggaggaatgggctaaaattcacccaacttattgtgggaagcttgtggaaggctaccttgaaatgtttgacccaatttaaacaatttaaaggcaatgctaccaaatactaattgagtgtatgtaaacttctgacccactgggaatgtgatgaaagaaataaaagctgaactaaatcattctctctactattattctgacatttcacattcttaaaataaagtggtgatcctaactgacctaggacaggaaatttttactctgattaaatgtcaggattaaatgtcaggaattgtgaaaaaactgagtttaaatatatttggctaaggtgtatgtaaacttccgactccaactgtgtgtgtgtgtatatattatattacataccCATACAGACAGACAATCGCATCGCAATGCCATTCAGCATTTTGTCAATTGATATTTTAAAGCCAAATTAATTGTGAAGACTTGGGGGAAGGAATCGTTGAACCGACTGCATATTATACAGTtacaaaacaattacaatatcCTGTATAAAAGATACTCTATATACATGACCAGGTATGTACGAATGCTCACATTGgatacatattgtacattttgtatGTATGTTTtactctaacacacagacacacacacattgaaattAAATGTCTATTTGGCTGCACTTGACAGTCTTTTTACTGATCACAATCGCCCTCTCCCTCAGTACTCTCTTGGCAGATTTTCTCCTTGTCTGTCCATTGGTCCATTGAGGGGCTACTCCGACATTTTGGGGCAATTCCGTTCCACTCTCCATGTTTCTGGGATGTATCAGATTTAGGTTGGGGGTGATACCGCCCCTTTGTCCCCTCCCCTAGTCTCAGTCGTTGCTCCATTGCTTTTGCCGTTGACGTTCACCTTGCGGGCGTTGCTCCCTGACTTGGAGGCTAGAGGGAGCCGTTGAGTACCGTTGGGTCCTGTGGTACCGCTGGGGATCTGAAGGGTAGAGGGTTGGCCTCGGAGGGCAGGGCTGGGCAGGGTGGAGGCCTGGCCGGCCGGGCTCAGGGCCTTGTCGCTGTGGGAGTCGCTCTCAGAGGTGGGGCTTGTGTTGACACCGTCGGAGTGGGCCTGGGCAGCACCTTGGGACAGCCTTCGACGCTTCCGGGTGGGCTTGACACAGTACTGCAGGGGAAGGGGGGCATTCTGCAAAGAGTCACAGAGAGAAGATGAGAACTCTCCAGACACGTGAAAGATCACTCAGATCCTAGGACCTAGCAAACGTAGATGTTTAGTGAAGTTGGGATTAGGGTTGGAAGTGACAACTGAAGCTTGATCAGTGTTGTTGTTATAGCCAGTGTGTCAGTTGGCACTTACACGTCGCCAAGAATACATGTAGGCAATATCCATCAGCGTGTAGTAGTCCTTTAAGGGCTCATCAGCGTACAGCACTTCAATCTGTCAAGGTAGAGAGCACTATTACACATTAATAGCACACAGGTCCAAGAGAAGGGCGTGAAGTATGGGAATAGTAGGGCTAGTCCACCTAAGCGAAAGCATGCATAATCTACTGTATAGGAATGCAGCTTGTCACTAAAATACAGTATTGAGACAAAGTGGTTGTTAGTGTATACTATGGCTTTCTATGGAGCCTGTAGCAATTACCCGTAAGGTGTTTGGAATGTCCATCTTGCTACGCAGGAACTTGGCTAAGTGCAGGACTGTCATGGCTGCCGGGCATTGCAGGAAGCGTTTGCTGTTGGTCTGAAAATGAAGAGAACAGTATGTGTGGTTAAAACAGATTTATAACTAGAGGTTAAGGGCAGGACATAATATGAaaggtcctgtatggctcagttggtagagcatggcgcttgcaatgtaTGCGCGCATGACAGTCGCTTTTAAAAGCGTATGCTAAATGGCATTTATTATCATTTAGAGAGTGTGGATGACAAATTGACATTAGCATGTATATTGGGTTAGCATTTGGTTGAATCACTCACATTGTCTCCTTCTGTATCCACAGGTTGTGTGTCACTTCTATAAGCAAATGGAAAAACAGCATGGGTTAAGATGAGCATAGCTTTGTTTTGACCCAGCTTCATGTTAAAACTTATTAGCACATAGAGATACAGCCCTACTGTAACACATTTGGTCTGTTCTATACTATAGGACACAGAAACATCCTATCTAATTGGTTGCATGAAAAAGATTAAGAGATCACACATTCTAGAACTTACTTGTTCTTCTCATGGAACTGAATGGAGAGACTGATGATTTCATCTTCTGCAATAATAGTCGGCTCCTCCACCACTTCTCCTGGCTCCAGGTGTTGGTTTTCCTGGTTTGTGTAGAAGTCCCGCCTTCGTTTCATCTCATCTGaagtaaacaaaacaataaagtcaTTAGAGTGAAAAAGACATTGGCACGTGTTCGCTTTTAATTAATTATTAAAGGGGGAAACTTTAATAAAACAGGCTTATTACACTGTAATTATCACTAAATATTCTTGTTGTAAAATACTGCAATgtacactgaacacaaatataaatgcaacatgtaaagtgttggtcccatttttcatgagctgaaatacaatatctcaaattttccatacgcacaaaaaacgtacttctctcaaattttgtgcaaacatttgtttacatccctgttagtgagcatttctcctttgccaagatactccattcacctaacaggtgtggcatatcaagaagcagattaaacagcatggccattacacaggtgcaccttgtgctggggacaataaaaggccacaacacaattccacatatgtctcaagttttgatggagcatgcaattggcatggactgcaggaatgttgccaaagaattgaatgttaatttctctaccataagccacctcatacgttgttttagagaatttggcagtacatctaacagattacaacctctcaccttcggttatttgaaaatgaaaaaatatattggtattttttaaacaagtcttaaagttggttgcaatttcagtttaatccaccagaaaagaaaattataattatgtaaattatatcataaataggactggtggagttacactagcagctaacaaaaatatatggaaatgtctgctctattgaaaattacaaccaactgattgcagcattaccgcaaaaaatggaagaggcaagtggaagggggacaAAGGAACCTGTCTGTCGGCCCTGCGTtgaagaccaaaattggttaaagaaaattgtgataaaaaagtataccagtttcatttaaggaccaaaaaatgtacagctgtgccattcagattgcaaaata
Coding sequences within:
- the LOC120032805 gene encoding polycomb complex protein BMI-1-like: MDKMQPSRLKITELNPNLVCPLCVGYFIDATTIVECLHSFCKTCIVAFLETNKFCPRCDVQVHKTCPQLSIRSDKTLQDIVYKLVPGLFKDEMKRRRDFYTNQENQHLEPGEVVEEPTIIAEDEIISLSIQFHEKNKSDTQPVDTEGDNTNSKRFLQCPAAMTVLHLAKFLRSKMDIPNTLRIEVLYADEPLKDYYTLMDIAYMYSWRRNAPLPLQYCVKPTRKRRRLSQGAAQAHSDGVNTSPTSESDSHSDKALSPAGQASTLPSPALRGQPSTLQIPSGTTGPNGTQRLPLASKSGSNARKVNVNGKSNGATTETRGGDKGAVSPPT
- the LOC120032788 gene encoding CDGSH iron-sulfur domain-containing protein 3, mitochondrial-like encodes the protein MNVILGTMRNGTTATLRQSQLFAAVASSRMQCSTQTNKPVVAAKMPFRVKVTGGKRYVWCACGHSKKQPFCDGAHKTKAPSISPRHFTPEKDSTLMLCACKQTKNAPYCDGTHFKVIFRHLVSSVKKVFKMNNLKKMA